From Streptomyces sp. NBC_00775, one genomic window encodes:
- a CDS encoding cation:dicarboxylate symporter family transporter, which translates to MPTTSSRRAAVASTPRTAPAAPAVKRDRTHYLYIAVIVAVALGIAVGLIWPDAGVELKPLGTGFVNLIKMMISPIIFCTIVLGIGSVRKAAKVGAVGGIALGYFTVMSLVALTIGLVVGNILHPGDGMHLTEAIKATGHDQVSADALPPVDFVLSIIPLTFVSAFTQGQVLQTLLVALLAGFALQAMGPVGQPVLRGVEHIQRLVFRILAMVMWAAPIGAFGAIAAVVGSAGVDALKSLAVLMLGFYATCFLFVFIVLAAMLRAFAGLNIFSLFKYLAREFLLILSTSSSESALPRLIAKMEHLGVSKPVVGITVPTGYSFNLDGTMIYMTMASLYIADAMGTPMSIGEQIPLLLFLLLASKGAAGVSGAGLATLAGGLQSHKPALVDGVGLIVGIDRFMSEARALTNFAGNAVATVLIGTWTKEIDKDRVSRVLAGELPFDEKTLLDDYEDAAAELPEVPEQGGEKELAKA; encoded by the coding sequence ATGCCGACGACGTCGTCAAGGAGGGCAGCCGTGGCCAGCACACCCCGAACCGCACCTGCCGCACCCGCTGTGAAGCGGGATCGCACCCATTACCTGTACATCGCCGTCATCGTCGCGGTGGCGCTCGGTATCGCCGTCGGACTGATCTGGCCCGACGCCGGGGTCGAGCTCAAGCCCCTGGGTACGGGCTTCGTGAACCTGATCAAGATGATGATCTCGCCGATCATCTTCTGCACGATCGTGCTCGGAATCGGATCGGTCCGGAAGGCCGCCAAGGTCGGAGCGGTCGGCGGTATCGCGCTCGGCTACTTCACGGTGATGTCGCTCGTCGCGCTCACCATCGGTCTCGTCGTCGGCAACATCCTGCACCCGGGTGACGGGATGCACCTGACCGAAGCGATCAAGGCGACCGGGCACGACCAGGTGTCCGCCGACGCGCTGCCGCCGGTCGACTTCGTGCTGTCGATCATCCCGCTGACCTTCGTCTCCGCCTTCACCCAGGGCCAGGTCCTGCAGACCCTGCTCGTCGCGCTGCTCGCCGGGTTCGCTCTCCAGGCCATGGGGCCGGTCGGCCAGCCGGTGCTGCGCGGTGTCGAGCACATCCAGCGGCTCGTCTTCCGCATCCTCGCCATGGTGATGTGGGCCGCTCCGATCGGTGCCTTCGGTGCCATCGCCGCGGTGGTCGGTTCGGCCGGTGTGGACGCGCTCAAGAGCCTCGCCGTGCTGATGCTCGGCTTCTACGCGACCTGCTTCCTGTTCGTCTTCATCGTGCTCGCCGCGATGCTGCGCGCCTTCGCCGGGCTGAACATCTTCTCGCTGTTCAAGTACCTGGCCCGGGAGTTCCTGCTGATCCTGTCCACCTCCTCCTCCGAGTCCGCGCTGCCGCGGCTCATCGCGAAGATGGAGCACCTGGGCGTCAGCAAGCCGGTGGTCGGCATCACCGTCCCGACCGGCTACTCCTTCAACCTCGACGGCACGATGATCTACATGACCATGGCGTCGCTCTACATCGCCGATGCCATGGGCACCCCGATGTCCATCGGCGAGCAGATCCCGCTCCTGCTCTTCCTCCTCCTCGCCTCGAAGGGCGCGGCGGGTGTCAGCGGCGCGGGTCTCGCCACCCTGGCCGGTGGTCTCCAGTCGCACAAGCCCGCCCTGGTGGACGGTGTCGGCCTCATCGTCGGCATCGACCGGTTCATGAGCGAGGCGCGCGCCCTGACGAACTTCGCGGGCAACGCGGTGGCGACGGTCCTGATCGGCACGTGGACGAAGGAGATCGACAAGGACCGGGTGAGCCGGGTTCTCGCCGGTGAGCTGCCCTTCGACGAGAAGACGCTGCTGGACGACTACGAGGACGCTGCCGCTGAGCTGCCCGAGGTGCCTGAGCAGGGTGGCGAGAAGGAACTGGCTAAGGCGTAG
- a CDS encoding sensor histidine kinase, translating into MRLPRVPRPRSLAGQLFGMQAVLIAVLVAGYALFTYVSDRGQAEDAAASRAMAVARSVADAPSVHEAIRTTNPTKTLQPYALQVQRDTGIDFVTIMNPQGIRWTHPDEKLIGKHFLGHIGPALNGTSFTETYTGSLGASMRAVTPVYDNGHIVGLVSAGIKVEAITKRVQEQVSALVGVAAGALALGGLGTYVINARLRRSTHGLNAAELSRMHDYHQAALHAVREGLLMLDGQFRVALMNDGGRELLGVTDDVVGRSVAELGLPAPLTGALLSAEPRVDEVHLTASRVLVVNTSPVTGGERRGTVVTLRDVTELQSLMGELDSERGFTQALRSQAHEAANRLHTVVSLIELGRAEEAVDFATAELELAQTLTDQVISAVSEPVLAALLLGKAAQANERGVELVVSDDSAIDDGLLPESLPARDLVTVLGNLIDNAVDAAQGTVRARVTVTAFTDESVLVLRVADTGAGVDPAHAEQVFQRGWSTKPAGPGGRGLGLALARQAVSRHEGTLTVREASGGGAEFEVRLPLPTVSSAPAATPASVSGAAGDAGAEPEPTPSEPAPPKPAQHALPGGDV; encoded by the coding sequence ATGCGCCTTCCCCGCGTCCCGCGACCCCGCAGCCTGGCCGGCCAGCTCTTCGGCATGCAGGCCGTGCTGATCGCGGTCCTCGTCGCCGGGTACGCGCTCTTCACCTACGTCAGCGACCGCGGCCAGGCCGAGGACGCGGCGGCCAGCCGGGCCATGGCCGTCGCCCGCTCGGTCGCGGACGCCCCTTCCGTGCACGAGGCGATCCGCACCACGAACCCCACGAAGACCCTCCAGCCGTACGCCCTCCAGGTGCAGCGGGACACCGGCATCGACTTCGTGACGATCATGAACCCGCAGGGCATCCGCTGGACCCACCCCGACGAGAAACTGATCGGCAAGCACTTCCTCGGCCACATCGGCCCCGCCCTGAACGGCACGTCGTTCACGGAGACGTACACGGGCAGCCTCGGCGCGTCCATGCGTGCCGTCACCCCGGTCTACGACAACGGCCACATCGTCGGCCTGGTCAGCGCGGGCATCAAGGTCGAGGCGATCACCAAACGCGTCCAGGAGCAAGTGTCGGCCCTCGTCGGGGTCGCGGCGGGCGCCCTGGCGCTGGGCGGCCTCGGCACGTACGTCATCAACGCCCGGCTGCGCCGCTCCACGCACGGCCTGAACGCGGCCGAGCTCAGCCGTATGCACGACTACCACCAGGCCGCGCTGCACGCCGTGCGCGAGGGGCTGCTGATGCTGGACGGGCAGTTCCGGGTGGCGCTGATGAACGACGGCGGGCGGGAACTCCTCGGTGTGACGGACGACGTGGTCGGCCGCTCGGTGGCCGAACTCGGGCTGCCCGCACCGCTGACGGGCGCGCTGCTGTCGGCGGAGCCCCGGGTCGACGAGGTGCATCTCACCGCGTCGCGCGTCCTCGTCGTCAACACCTCACCGGTCACCGGCGGCGAACGCCGCGGCACGGTGGTGACCTTGCGCGACGTCACCGAACTCCAGTCATTGATGGGCGAGTTGGACTCGGAGCGCGGCTTCACCCAGGCGCTGCGCTCGCAGGCGCACGAGGCCGCGAACCGTCTGCACACGGTGGTGTCCCTCATCGAGCTGGGCCGCGCCGAGGAGGCCGTCGACTTCGCCACGGCGGAGCTGGAGCTGGCGCAGACGCTCACCGACCAGGTGATCTCGGCGGTCAGCGAACCGGTCCTCGCGGCGCTGCTGCTCGGCAAGGCCGCGCAGGCGAACGAGCGGGGCGTGGAGCTGGTGGTGTCCGACGACAGCGCCATCGACGACGGACTCCTCCCCGAGAGCCTTCCGGCCCGGGACCTGGTGACCGTCCTCGGCAACCTGATCGACAACGCGGTGGACGCGGCGCAGGGAACGGTGCGTGCGCGGGTCACGGTGACGGCGTTCACCGACGAGTCCGTCCTGGTACTGCGGGTCGCTGACACCGGCGCCGGGGTGGACCCGGCCCACGCCGAGCAGGTCTTCCAGCGCGGCTGGTCCACGAAACCGGCGGGACCCGGCGGCCGCGGCCTGGGCCTCGCCCTCGCCCGGCAGGCGGTGAGCCGCCACGAGGGCACGCTGACCGTGCGGGAGGCGTCCGGGGGCGGGGCGGAGTTCGAGGTGCGGCTGCCGTTGCCTACGGTGTCCTCGGCGCCGGCCGCGACACCGGCCTCCGTGTCGGGCGCGGCGGGGGACGCTGGCGCCGAGCCCGAGCCCACCCCGTCCGAGCCGGCCCCGCCCAAGCCTGCCCAGCACGCCTTGCCTGGAGGCGACGTATGA
- a CDS encoding ATP-binding protein — protein MGETEIISNAEFKARLAAEGQGSPLSLEEVGELFSQFLDAVARPKPQVADGRNLAERMRAHLGTAPGDQPVVKAAYPSYDLPNVHLAVERWFAAEGRSYELIGMRGSSHHGDLTLGDILESADRYNRFVIGAVDYAHLPISPDQELACVSFGFYLGQEGDERFAVLLRGPADEYGRNKVEIEVLAREKEFADRLLAEIDALVRAHNIFRGQVLSFEGSDFGHGLGPFRFHRRPGLSREEIVLPDGLLERVERQVVGVARRRERLRAAGQHLRRGLLLYGPPGTGKTHTIRYLLSHLPEFTVVVLAGTSIDAIGPACALARMLQPALVVLEDCDLIAEARDYGGGEQPLLFQVLNEMDGLGDDADVAFLLTTNRADLLEPALVQRPGRVDLAVEIPVPDAEGRARLLALYGASLDLGKDLTDEIVARTAGTTASFTKELVRRAVLIAAEREAERTEPDDLRAAVDELLSDRDRLTRRLLGVRDPDGDAEDSLATGDDD, from the coding sequence ATGGGCGAGACCGAGATCATCAGCAATGCGGAGTTCAAGGCCCGGCTCGCCGCCGAGGGGCAGGGCTCACCGCTGTCTCTTGAGGAGGTCGGCGAGTTGTTCAGCCAGTTCCTCGACGCCGTCGCGCGGCCCAAGCCCCAGGTCGCGGACGGCCGGAATCTCGCCGAGCGGATGCGCGCGCATCTGGGCACGGCACCCGGGGACCAGCCGGTGGTCAAGGCCGCGTATCCCTCGTACGACCTGCCCAATGTGCATCTGGCGGTGGAGCGCTGGTTCGCGGCCGAGGGGCGTTCCTACGAACTGATCGGCATGCGCGGCTCCTCCCATCATGGGGACCTGACGCTGGGCGACATCCTCGAATCGGCCGACCGGTACAACCGGTTCGTGATCGGCGCGGTCGACTACGCGCATCTGCCGATCTCCCCTGACCAGGAACTCGCCTGTGTCTCCTTCGGGTTCTACCTCGGCCAGGAGGGCGACGAGCGGTTCGCGGTGCTGCTGCGCGGCCCGGCGGACGAGTACGGGCGCAACAAGGTGGAGATCGAAGTCCTCGCTCGGGAGAAGGAGTTCGCGGACCGGCTGCTGGCGGAGATCGACGCTCTGGTCCGCGCGCACAACATCTTCCGCGGCCAGGTCCTCTCCTTCGAGGGCTCCGACTTCGGCCACGGCCTGGGACCGTTCCGCTTCCATCGCCGACCCGGTCTCTCCCGTGAGGAGATCGTGCTGCCGGACGGTCTCCTGGAACGCGTGGAGCGCCAGGTGGTCGGAGTGGCGCGCCGCCGTGAACGCCTGCGCGCCGCGGGCCAGCACCTGCGCCGCGGCCTTCTCCTCTACGGCCCGCCCGGCACCGGCAAGACCCACACGATCCGCTATCTCCTCTCCCACCTCCCGGAGTTCACGGTCGTGGTGCTGGCCGGGACGAGCATCGACGCCATCGGCCCGGCCTGCGCCCTGGCACGCATGCTCCAGCCCGCCCTCGTCGTCCTGGAGGACTGCGATCTGATCGCCGAGGCCCGCGACTACGGCGGCGGCGAACAGCCCCTGCTCTTCCAGGTGCTGAACGAGATGGACGGCCTCGGCGACGACGCCGACGTCGCCTTCCTGCTCACCACCAACCGCGCGGACCTGCTGGAGCCCGCCCTCGTCCAACGCCCCGGCCGCGTCGACCTCGCCGTCGAGATCCCCGTACCCGACGCCGAGGGCCGCGCCCGTCTCCTCGCCCTGTACGGCGCCTCCCTCGACCTCGGCAAGGACCTCACCGACGAGATCGTCGCCCGCACGGCGGGCACGACGGCGTCCTTCACCAAGGAGCTCGTACGACGGGCCGTGCTGATCGCGGCCGAACGGGAGGCCGAGCGGACGGAGCCGGACGACCTCCGGGCCGCGGTGGATGAGCTGCTGTCCGACCGGGACCGGTTGACGCGCCGGCTGCTGGGCGTGCGGGACCCCGACGGGGACGCCGAAGACTCTCTCGCGACAGGGGACGACGACTAG
- a CDS encoding tetratricopeptide repeat protein: MNVALLAALAEGAGGEAGRRAVEDLAGAVAQGAGASAQALAEAACHPARQDAVRAWGDKVAELLAADRTVARAVVAAMERHTPGSGTWYCGDHTDFRGGLFLREVIGLQINVQVTGAAAPEAMASLPPRPGGFTGRDDETAALLRALDPAVPRSTGSPEPTAVLVAAVSGLGGIGKTALAVQSAHLACEKGWFPGGTLFVDLHGYDEDPVTADQALQSLLRALGVPPEHIPATVDDRVALYRSVLAERARKDGAVLVLADNASSPDQVRPLLPGDARHRVLVTSRDRLPQLGARLVPLDQLTPKAAYELLDLALRIADPDDSRVTDDAEAAERLAALCGHLPLALQIAAALLAEDPEKPVTELVDELAVSHDRLAHLDDGDRSVRAAFDLSYRRLSPSQARLLRLLALAPGPEASDEVVAALIGADAPPARDLKALARAHLVERGSGRGRWRLHDLVRAYGAGVVAGDVRLRGEGEAARGRVLEFYHRWADAADDRLRWLPGMPEPERFGDRGRALAWLDGERAGLVAAVQWAREERYADVAVRLSARLAVYLDWRRYFDDLITISRVAQQATHRAGNRLGEAGAWSHLGSALREVGRVGEAIEVHTRARDLYQAVEDRRLEAIAWNNLGGALQLAGRVGEAIEAHTRARDLYQAAEDRHSEASAWNNLGLVLREVGRVGEAVEAHTRACVLYQAAEDRHREAVAWINLGNALYEVGWTGEAIEAFGKARETLEDFEDWYNAGRALVNLALAHEDTRRPAEARAHWLRAADAFTRADAPDRATEARARAAELNDPPPGTPTPT; the protein is encoded by the coding sequence ATGAACGTGGCGTTGCTGGCGGCCCTGGCCGAGGGCGCGGGCGGGGAGGCCGGGCGCCGGGCAGTCGAGGACCTGGCGGGGGCGGTAGCACAGGGCGCGGGCGCGTCCGCGCAGGCGCTCGCCGAAGCGGCGTGCCATCCCGCGCGGCAGGACGCGGTGCGGGCCTGGGGCGACAAGGTGGCGGAGCTGCTCGCCGCCGATCGGACGGTGGCCCGTGCCGTCGTGGCAGCGATGGAGCGGCACACGCCGGGCAGCGGCACCTGGTACTGCGGCGATCACACCGACTTCCGGGGCGGGTTGTTCCTGCGCGAGGTGATCGGCTTACAGATCAACGTCCAGGTGACCGGTGCCGCCGCGCCCGAGGCCATGGCCTCCCTTCCGCCCAGGCCCGGCGGCTTCACCGGCCGGGACGACGAGACGGCCGCGCTGCTGCGCGCACTGGACCCGGCCGTACCCCGGTCGACGGGATCACCGGAGCCCACGGCGGTGCTCGTCGCCGCCGTGTCCGGACTCGGTGGCATCGGGAAGACCGCGCTCGCCGTCCAGAGTGCCCATCTGGCGTGTGAGAAGGGCTGGTTCCCGGGCGGGACGCTCTTCGTGGACCTGCACGGCTACGACGAGGACCCCGTCACCGCCGACCAAGCCCTCCAGTCCCTGCTGCGGGCCCTTGGGGTCCCGCCGGAACACATCCCTGCCACGGTGGACGACCGCGTGGCTCTCTACCGCTCGGTACTCGCCGAGCGCGCGAGGAAGGACGGAGCGGTGCTGGTGCTGGCCGACAACGCGTCGTCGCCGGACCAGGTGCGCCCTCTGCTGCCCGGTGACGCCCGGCACCGCGTCCTGGTCACGTCCCGCGACCGATTGCCCCAACTGGGCGCGCGGCTCGTCCCCTTGGACCAGCTCACGCCCAAGGCCGCGTACGAACTCCTCGACCTCGCCCTGCGGATCGCCGACCCCGATGACAGTCGTGTCACGGATGACGCCGAAGCGGCCGAGCGACTCGCGGCCCTCTGCGGACACTTGCCGTTGGCCTTGCAGATCGCGGCCGCGCTGCTGGCGGAGGACCCGGAGAAGCCGGTCACGGAACTCGTCGACGAACTCGCCGTGTCCCACGACCGTCTCGCCCACCTCGACGACGGCGACCGCAGCGTCCGCGCCGCCTTCGACCTCTCCTACCGCCGTCTGTCGCCCAGTCAGGCCCGTCTGCTGCGCCTGCTCGCCCTCGCTCCGGGGCCGGAGGCCAGCGACGAGGTCGTCGCCGCGCTGATCGGGGCCGATGCCCCTCCGGCACGAGACCTGAAGGCACTGGCCCGGGCCCACCTCGTCGAGCGGGGGAGTGGGCGAGGACGGTGGCGGTTGCATGACCTGGTGCGGGCGTATGGGGCGGGTGTGGTGGCGGGGGATGTGAGGTTGAGGGGGGAGGGCGAGGCGGCGCGGGGGCGGGTGCTGGAGTTCTACCACCGGTGGGCGGACGCGGCCGATGACCGGTTGCGGTGGCTGCCGGGGATGCCGGAGCCGGAGCGGTTCGGGGACCGGGGGCGGGCGCTGGCGTGGCTGGACGGGGAGCGGGCGGGACTGGTGGCGGCGGTGCAGTGGGCGCGTGAGGAGCGGTATGCGGATGTGGCTGTGCGGCTGTCCGCGCGCCTGGCGGTGTACCTGGACTGGCGGCGGTACTTCGACGACTTGATCACCATCTCCCGTGTCGCCCAGCAGGCCACCCACCGCGCCGGGAACAGGCTCGGCGAGGCTGGCGCGTGGAGCCACCTCGGCAGCGCCCTGCGTGAGGTGGGCCGGGTGGGGGAGGCGATCGAGGTCCACACCCGCGCCCGTGACCTGTACCAGGCCGTCGAGGACCGCCGCCTGGAGGCCATTGCGTGGAACAACCTAGGCGGCGCCCTGCAGTTGGCGGGCCGGGTGGGGGAGGCGATCGAGGCCCACACCCGCGCCCGCGACCTGTACCAGGCCGCCGAGGACCGCCACAGCGAGGCCAGCGCGTGGAACAACCTCGGCCTCGTCCTGCGGGAGGTGGGCCGGGTGGGGGAGGCGGTCGAGGCCCATACCCGCGCCTGCGTCCTCTACCAGGCCGCGGAGGACCGCCACCGGGAGGCCGTTGCTTGGATCAACCTCGGCAACGCCCTGTATGAGGTGGGCTGGACAGGGGAGGCAATCGAGGCGTTCGGCAAGGCCCGGGAGACCTTGGAGGATTTTGAGGACTGGTACAACGCGGGCCGGGCCCTCGTAAACCTGGCGCTCGCGCACGAGGACACCCGCCGCCCGGCCGAGGCCCGCGCCCACTGGCTCCGGGCCGCCGACGCCTTCACCCGCGCCGACGCCCCCGACCGAGCCACCGAAGCCCGCGCCCGGGCCGCCGAACTCAATGACCCCCCACCAGGCACCCCCACGCCCACCTAA
- a CDS encoding TetR/AcrR family transcriptional regulator encodes MTTGNASRADVNRRRILDVALAELLRDPDASMDQIARAAGVVRRTVYGHFRNREALVGALTDEAVETVAAAHAAGREGVEDPAESLARSTLAVWEIADRYRLLVALAQRSVTMQGIRDRLAPVREACAEILRRGLEQGVFESPLPPRALAYVHEQSLFALMDAVNDGLLAAEEAGRSAAVTMLTAAGVPASRATELVAKLSD; translated from the coding sequence ATGACCACGGGTAACGCCAGCCGCGCGGATGTGAACCGCCGCCGCATCCTCGATGTCGCACTCGCCGAGCTGCTGCGCGACCCCGACGCGTCCATGGACCAGATCGCACGGGCCGCGGGCGTCGTACGGCGCACGGTGTACGGGCACTTCCGGAACCGCGAGGCCCTGGTCGGCGCCCTGACCGACGAGGCGGTCGAAACGGTCGCGGCGGCGCACGCGGCGGGCCGCGAGGGCGTCGAGGACCCGGCGGAGTCACTCGCCCGCTCGACCCTGGCCGTCTGGGAGATCGCCGACCGCTACCGGCTGCTGGTCGCGCTCGCGCAGCGCAGCGTCACCATGCAGGGCATCCGCGACCGCCTCGCGCCGGTCCGCGAGGCCTGCGCGGAGATCCTCCGGCGCGGCCTGGAGCAGGGCGTGTTCGAGTCCCCGCTGCCGCCGCGCGCCCTGGCGTACGTACACGAGCAGTCGCTGTTCGCCCTCATGGACGCGGTGAACGACGGCCTGCTGGCAGCGGAAGAGGCGGGCCGCTCCGCCGCGGTCACCATGCTGACCGCGGCGGGCGTACCCGCCTCTCGTGCCACCGAGCTGGTGGCGAAGCTGAGCGATTGA
- a CDS encoding DUF2127 domain-containing protein has protein sequence MKIDWDRRTCARRGHVTYAPNESELRARLRAGTSLGEAWRCLRCGDFVLGDPHGSGPAEEAPLVPRGKVLRDLFILRFLAIERAVRGVFIVLVAAAVWKFSNSQDSVRRLFDEYLDVLRPVFRHFHYDLDHSPVVGTIQKTFGYKHSTLTLVAVLLLAYALIELIEAGGLWYAKRWAEYLTVVATAAFLPLEIYELTEHVSYLKIATLVLNILAVLYIALAKRLFGLRGGRKAFEEERQSASLLEVEESAGVAAHA, from the coding sequence ATGAAGATCGACTGGGACCGGCGCACATGTGCGCGGCGCGGGCATGTGACGTACGCGCCGAACGAGTCGGAGCTGCGGGCGCGGCTGCGTGCCGGGACGAGCCTGGGCGAGGCATGGCGCTGTCTGCGCTGCGGTGACTTCGTGCTGGGCGACCCGCATGGTTCCGGCCCGGCGGAAGAGGCTCCGCTGGTGCCGCGCGGCAAGGTGCTGCGCGATCTGTTCATCCTGCGCTTCCTGGCGATCGAGCGGGCCGTGCGCGGCGTGTTCATCGTGCTGGTGGCGGCCGCCGTGTGGAAGTTCAGCAACAGCCAGGACTCGGTGCGCCGGCTCTTCGACGAGTACCTCGACGTCCTTCGCCCGGTCTTCAGGCACTTCCACTACGACCTCGACCACTCGCCCGTGGTCGGCACCATCCAGAAGACCTTCGGCTACAAGCACTCCACCCTGACGCTGGTGGCCGTGCTGCTGCTGGCGTACGCCCTGATCGAACTCATCGAGGCGGGCGGACTCTGGTACGCCAAGCGCTGGGCGGAGTACCTCACGGTCGTCGCCACCGCCGCCTTCCTGCCCCTGGAGATCTACGAACTCACTGAGCACGTCAGCTACTTGAAGATCGCCACCCTGGTCCTCAACATCCTGGCGGTGCTCTACATCGCCCTCGCCAAGCGGCTGTTCGGCCTGCGCGGCGGACGCAAGGCGTTCGAGGAGGAGCGGCAGAGCGCGTCGCTGCTGGAGGTGGAGGAGTCGGCGGGGGTCGCGGCCCACGCGTAG
- a CDS encoding MFS transporter — protein sequence MRLVMNEPVERMGRPYARRWWALLVLCLSLLIIVMANTALTVAAPDMTQDLGLSSADLQWVIDGYTVPYAALMLLLGAIGDKYSRRGALILGLVVFGGGAVAGSLVGSSTGVIAARAVMGVGAALIMPATLSLLAATFPRAERAKAIVLWTATAGLAIAAGPLVAGLLLEHHGWSSTFLINVPIAALAIIGALVLVPPSKAGHQHRIDYVGGLLSVVWIGSLVYMIIEGPHFGWGVKAVTAAVVAGVGLALFVVWELRHPRPVIDVRRFANRRFAGSNLAVALFFLAVFGAFYYLTQHLQFVLGYDALDTGVRMLPLAGAVFVGSALTGYLTPRIGMKITVTAGMVGGTAALALLTQVDASSSYGDFVLPLVILGLAIGLALSPCTDAIMGAFPESDLGVGGAVNDTSLELGGSLGIAILGSVLASSYSSHLSDATAGSKLPAGALSTAQDSVGAGYAVAQGIGDKAQQLAEQAARTGDVEKAAQVKAQADQLAQGAHQMADAVGSSFADAVAHTSLIGAVILGVGTVLVAVLLPRNGRTAEAKPEADVTDTFEPEPEPEPDASDAPEAEEPEPAASATR from the coding sequence ATGCGTCTCGTCATGAACGAACCGGTCGAGAGGATGGGCCGGCCCTACGCCCGGCGCTGGTGGGCGCTGCTGGTCCTCTGTCTGAGCCTGCTGATCATCGTGATGGCGAACACCGCCCTCACGGTCGCGGCCCCGGACATGACCCAGGACCTGGGGCTGTCCAGCGCCGACCTGCAGTGGGTCATCGACGGCTACACCGTCCCGTACGCCGCGCTGATGCTGCTGCTCGGCGCCATCGGCGACAAGTACAGCCGGCGCGGGGCGCTCATTCTGGGACTCGTGGTCTTCGGGGGAGGCGCCGTCGCGGGCTCGCTCGTCGGCAGTTCCACGGGGGTGATCGCCGCCCGTGCCGTCATGGGCGTCGGCGCCGCGCTGATCATGCCCGCCACGCTCTCCCTGCTCGCCGCGACCTTCCCGCGCGCGGAGCGGGCCAAGGCGATCGTGCTGTGGACCGCCACCGCCGGACTCGCGATCGCCGCCGGTCCGCTGGTCGCGGGCCTGCTCCTGGAGCACCACGGCTGGTCGTCCACGTTCCTGATCAACGTGCCCATTGCCGCGCTCGCGATCATCGGCGCCCTCGTGCTCGTACCGCCGTCCAAGGCCGGGCATCAGCACCGCATCGATTACGTGGGTGGTCTGCTGTCCGTGGTCTGGATCGGCTCGCTGGTCTACATGATCATCGAAGGGCCGCACTTCGGCTGGGGTGTCAAGGCCGTGACCGCCGCGGTCGTCGCGGGAGTCGGCCTCGCGCTCTTCGTGGTGTGGGAGCTGCGCCACCCCCGCCCGGTCATCGACGTACGCCGCTTCGCGAACCGCCGCTTCGCCGGCTCCAACCTCGCCGTCGCGCTGTTCTTCCTGGCCGTCTTCGGCGCCTTCTACTACCTCACGCAGCACCTCCAATTCGTCCTCGGATACGACGCGTTGGACACCGGAGTGCGCATGCTGCCGCTCGCCGGGGCCGTCTTCGTCGGCTCGGCGCTCACCGGCTACCTCACCCCGCGCATCGGCATGAAGATCACGGTCACCGCGGGCATGGTCGGCGGCACGGCGGCGCTCGCGCTGCTCACCCAGGTGGACGCGTCATCGTCGTACGGCGATTTCGTCCTGCCCCTCGTCATCCTGGGCCTCGCGATCGGGCTCGCGCTGTCGCCCTGCACGGACGCCATCATGGGCGCGTTCCCCGAGTCCGATCTGGGCGTCGGCGGCGCGGTGAACGACACCTCCCTGGAACTCGGCGGCTCGCTCGGTATCGCCATCCTCGGTTCGGTGCTGGCGAGTTCGTACTCCTCGCACCTCTCGGACGCGACCGCGGGCAGCAAGCTTCCGGCGGGTGCCCTGTCCACGGCGCAGGACTCGGTGGGCGCGGGGTACGCGGTCGCCCAGGGCATCGGAGACAAGGCCCAGCAGCTCGCCGAGCAGGCCGCGCGGACGGGGGATGTGGAGAAGGCCGCGCAGGTGAAGGCGCAGGCCGACCAACTCGCCCAGGGCGCCCACCAGATGGCCGACGCGGTCGGCTCGTCCTTCGCGGACGCGGTCGCGCACACCAGCCTCATCGGTGCGGTGATCCTGGGGGTGGGGACGGTGCTGGTGGCTGTGTTGCTGCCGCGGAACGGCCGTACGGCGGAGGCCAAGCCCGAGGCCGACGTGACGGACACGTTCGAGCCCGAGCCCGAGCCCGAGCCCGACGCGTCGGACGCCCCGGAAGCCGAAGAGCCCGAACCCGCGGCCAGCGCCACCCGCTGA
- a CDS encoding response regulator encodes MTDPIRVLVVEDDPVAADAHVMYVGRVPGFTAVGKAHTGAEARRALDRTPVDLLLLDLHLPDVHGLQLARSLRAAGYHADVIAVTSARDLAVVREGVSLGVVQYVLKPFTFATLRDRLVRYAEFHASVGEASGQDEVDRALATLRAPGPAALPKGLSAPTLERVTVALRDCAEGLTAAGVAEAVGISRITARRYLEHLVESGRAARAPQYGQVGRPELQYRWVRGV; translated from the coding sequence ATGACCGATCCCATCCGCGTACTCGTCGTCGAGGACGACCCGGTCGCCGCCGACGCGCACGTCATGTACGTCGGCCGGGTGCCCGGCTTCACGGCGGTCGGCAAGGCCCACACGGGAGCGGAGGCGCGCCGCGCCCTGGACCGTACGCCCGTAGATCTGCTCCTCCTGGACCTGCACCTGCCGGACGTGCACGGGCTGCAGCTCGCCCGCTCCCTGCGCGCCGCCGGGTATCACGCGGACGTGATCGCGGTGACGTCCGCGCGGGACCTGGCGGTCGTACGGGAGGGGGTCTCGCTCGGCGTCGTCCAGTACGTCCTGAAGCCGTTCACCTTCGCCACGTTGCGGGACCGGCTGGTGCGGTACGCCGAGTTCCATGCCTCGGTGGGCGAGGCGAGCGGGCAGGACGAGGTGGATCGGGCGCTGGCGACCTTGCGCGCCCCGGGACCGGCCGCTCTCCCGAAGGGCCTGAGCGCACCAACCCTGGAACGGGTCACCGTCGCCCTGAGGGATTGCGCCGAGGGCCTCACGGCGGCTGGAGTCGCCGAGGCGGTCGGCATCTCGCGGATCACGGCGCGGCGGTATCTGGAGCATCTGGTGGAGTCGGGGCGGGCGGCTCGGGCTCCGCAGTATGGGCAGGTGGGGCGGCCGGAGTTGCAGTATCGGTGGGTTCGGGGGGTTTGA